The sequence ACCTCTCCCCGACCATCGGTTCCTCACCATCCATCGTAGATTTCGAGACAGAACGGCGGCGACGAGATGCGGCTGCGCGCACTGCTGGACACGGACGCGCTGGGCCTGCGGCTGCTCGGCGGCCAGGACGAGCTGGACCGCACGGTGCGTGGCGTGATGACCACGGACCTGCGGGACCCGAGCCGCTACCTGTCGGGCGGTGAGCTGGTGCTCACCGGGCTGGCCTGGCGCCGCGGCGCGCCCGACTCCGAGCCCTTCGTACGGATCCTCGCGGGCGCCGGGGTCACGGCGCTGGCCGCGGGCGAGGCCGAGCTGGGCGCGATCCCGGACGACCTGGTGGCGGCCTGCGCGCAGCACCGGCTGCCGCTGTTCGCGGTCAACGAGTCGGTGGCCTTCGCGACGATCACCGAGCACGTCGTACGGCAGGTGTCGGGCGAGCGCGCCGGGGACCTGGCGGCCGTGGTGGACCGGCACCGCCGGATGATGACCTCCGGCCCGGCGGGCGGCGGCCCGGACGTCGTCCTGGACCTGCTCGGTTCCGACCTGGACCTGCGGGCCTGGGTGCTCTCCCCCGCCGGACGCCTCATCGCGGGCTCGCACCTCGCGGAGAGCGAGCTGCCCGCGGGGGTGTGCGCCGCGCTGGCCGGCGAACACCTGGCGGCGGTCCGCTCGGGCCGCCGCGGCCCGTACCGGGTGACGGTGGGCCCGGCCACGTACTCGCTGTTCCCGGTCCGCGGCGGCCCACGCGGTGCGGCGGGGGCGCGCGACGTACGGGAGACGGTGCTCTCGGACTGGCTGCTCGCGGTCGAGGCGGACGCCGGGGACTGGCCGGCGGAGCGACTCGACCTGCTGGAGGGCGTGACCCAGCTGATCGCCGTGGAGCGGGACCGCCGGGACGCGGCGCGCACCGTGCGGCGCAGACTCGCGCAGGAGATCCTGGAGCTGGTGCAGACCGGTGCCGCGCCCGCCGAGATCGCGGCGCGGCTGCGGGTCGCGGCGCCCGTGCTGCTGCCGGGACTCGGCGCGGCCCCGCACTGGCAGATCGTGGTCGCCCGCGTCGAATGGGACGAGGCCAAGGGCGGGCCCGTGGGTTCCCCGGCCGAAACCGGCAGCGGAAGACGTGCCGAAGGGCTGTCGGGAGGACCGGCGGGCGGTCCGGTTGCGCAGGCGCTGCTGGAGGAGATCCTCGTCGACCCGCTGTCGTCGGGGCCCGAGCCGTCCGACCGGATCGCGGTCGCCCACACGGGTGACGAAGCCGTCGCGCTCGTACCGCTGCCGGCCGTCTCCTCGGAGCACGACGGCTCGGAGACGGGGCTGCTCGCCGACGTGATCCTGGCGGCCGTACGGGATCCGCTGTCGGCCGGGCTCGACGGCGACGGGCGGCTCACGCTCGGCGTCAGCGCGGCCGTGCACTCGGCGGAGGGCCTGCGCGGCGCCCTGGAGGAGGCCCGGCACGCGCGCCGGGTGGCCGCGGCCAGGCCAGGACGGGTGTGCGCGGCGGGCCACCAGGAGCTGGCGTCCCATGTGCTGCTGCTGCCGTTCGTGCCGGACGACGTGCGTCGAGCCTTCACGGCCCGGCTGCTGGATCCGCTCCGCGACTACGACCGCCGGCACCGCGCCGAGCTGATTCCGACCCTGGAGGCGTTCCTCGACTGCGACGGCTCCTGGACTCGCTGTGCGGCCCGGCTGCATCTGCACGTCAACACACTGCGCTATCGGGTCGGGCGTATCGAGCAGTTGACGGGCCGAGATCTTTCCCGGCTCGAGGACAAGCTGGACTTCTTCCTCGCCTTGCGGATGAGCTGAGGTCACAGCGCTGCGGGCGGTGCGGCTCCCGTCGCCCGGGGGCGGCCGGGAGCGCGAGGTCGGCACCAAGTGTCTGCTCTGTCCCACGACTTTGTGAAATCCTTCACCTACCCCCTTGGCCGGGCGCGCTGATTCGTGCTGAGATGCCGCCACCACTCAACAGCTCAATGGCGTGCTCGGGGAGGGCAACGTGGCGCATCCCGCCATGTCTGGTTACGGAACGACTGCAGGGGACGATCCACTCCAGACCGCGGTATGGCGGTTGCGTTCGCGCGCCTGCTGGGCCGACGCGGCCGCTCTCCTCGAACCACACACGGCCTCGGCGGCTCTCCAACGGGCCTCGCTCCTCGTCGAACGCTGCCTCTACACCGAGCAGGGCTGGGCGGAGGCGGAGGACGCGCTGCGTACGGCGGAGGCGCTGGCCCAGAGCGACGACGAGCGGGGCGCCGCCGCGTGCGAGCGCGGACAGCTCGCGTACGCGTCCACGCTGCTCGCGGTGCGTGACCGCGCCGACGAGGCACGGGCCGCGCTCGGCCGGGCGGCGGCCCTGATCGCGCCGGGTGCCAAGGGGCGGGCGCTGCTCGACTTCCGGCGCGGTCTGCTCGCGGAGAACCTCGCGCATTCCCCGCAGTCCGCGCGTGCCGCCTACCGCCGCGCGCATGCCGGTGCCACCGCGAACGACGACCCGCTGCTCCTCTCGTTCACCTGGCGCCACCTCGCGGGACTCGCGCTGCGCGAGGGCGAGTTGGCGGAGGCCCGGCACGGCTTCGCCGAATCCCTGCGGATCCGCGAGGAGTTGGGCTACCTCGTCGGTACGGCCCCGGCCCTGGCGTCCCTCGCCGACGCGGAGACCGACCCGGAGGCATCCCGCCTACGAGCGGAAGCGGGCCGCCTGTTCCGCCTCCTCGGAGGCGTCCCCACCTGGCTGGCGGACCAGCTGACACCACCGGCGGCAACGGCCTGACGCTCACGGCCGTGCCGGTTTCCCGGAAGGGCGCGCCGTACCCCGCCCACGCATCGGTGAGGGCGACGCGCCGTGACCGGCTACGCGCCGTCGAAGTGGTCCCGTATCAGGGCCTGCGCGGCCCGGACGTCCGCGGCGGTCAACGCGTCGAGGATGGCCGTGTGCTGGGCGGCGTCGGCCACGAGATCGGCGCGCGGACGCCGGGCGGGGGCACCGGCCATGGGCCACTGGGCCCGCCGGTGGAGGTCGTCCGCGAGCTGCACCAGCTGACGGTTGCCCGAGAGGGCGAGCATCGCCGCATGGAGGACACGGTCGGACTCGGCGTAGCGCGCGTGATCGCCGCCGGCCGCCGCGGTCACCGTCGCATCGACGAGCGGACGCAACTCCGCCCAGCAGGGCGCGGCCACCGTCCGGGTCAGCCGCAGCATCACCGGCATCTCGACGAGGGCCCGTATCTCGGCCAGCTCGGCCAGTTCCCGGGCCCCGCGCCGGATGACCCGGAAGCCGCGGTTCGGCACGACCTCGACGGCGCCCTCGCTCGCGAGTTGCTGCATGGCCTCGCGCACGGGGGTCGCCGAGACGCCGAAGCGCTCGCCCAGCACCGGGGCGGAGTACACCTCACCGGGAGCGAGGTCACCGGCGACGAGGGCGGACCGCAGCGCGTCGAGGACCTGACCGCGGACGGAGGCCCGCTGGATCACGGGCCGGGGCGCCGCTGCGGCGAAGGCGGGCCCGGCGGCGGACACGGCGTCCGGCCGGTCGAGGTCGCCCGGGGCCCGCAGATCCCGGACACCGTCCCGTGTCACGCGGGGCTGGGGAATCGGCGCCTCACTGTGGGTGTGCTCACCGCGGACCGCGTGTTCGACACGGGTCGCGTGTTCGACGGGGGCGGCGGAACCCACCGGAGCCGGCCGCACACCGCCCGCGCCCTCCGACCGAGCCTGCTGAGGCACCCGTACGGCACCCGTCGCGGGACGGGCTTCCGCCGGGCGGACCCCTGCGGAACGGACCGCTGCGGGACGGACCTGTGCGGGGCGCGCCTCGGAAGGATCTCCGGCAGAACCGGCAGAACCGGCTGAGTCGGCAGAGCCGTACGCCTCGCGCGAACCGGCCTTCTCCACGGGAGCCTCCTCCGGGGTGGGCGCTGGTGACGGGGATGTCGGACGGGGCAGTCGTGACCCCGACAGAACAGGGTAAACCTCGACCCTATCGGGTAAGGTAAGCCTTACCTGTCGAAGATCGAGGAACGGGGTCCTTGCATGTCCGCTCCCGCCCCGGCCATGACCGCGCCCGGTACCGGCGCGTACCCGGCCCGCTCGGCCCTCACCGAGGCGTACGCGCGGATGACCGAGGTGTTCCCGGCCCTGGGAGTGACGGAACTCGCCCCGGGCGAACCCGCCCCGACGGGCGACGGGCGGATCTCCGTCGCGAGGCTCGCGGAGGCGGGGGCGGAGTTCGACTCCTACCTCGCATGGGACGACGAGCAGGTGCTGGCCGACCACGGACTGCGGGCCCGCCCGGACGTCATCGCCAGCTTCGGCCTGCACCGGTACGCCTGGCCGGCCTGTCTGCTGATCACCGTTCCGTGGTTCGTGCTGCGCCGCGTCCCCCGCTTCCCCGTGGAGGACGTCACCTTCCAGCGCATGCCCGGCCGTATCGCGGTGCGCGTGGGCGGGTTCGCCTGCCTGCCGGACGACCCGGCGGCCTCGCTGCCCGGCGCCCGTGTCGTTCGGGACGAAGAGGCCCTGCGCGCGGAGGTACGGGCCGCGGTCGCCGAACACCTGGAGCCGGTCCTGGGCGGTTTCGGCCCGCGCATGCGGCGCCGGGGCCGCGCCCTGTGGGCCATGGCCACGGACGAGGTCGTCGAGAGTCTCCATTACGTCGCCGGTCTCCTCGGTGAGCAGGAGCGCGCGACACGGGAGCTGGAGCGGCTGTTCCCCGGCACCACCAAGCCGTACGTCGGCACGGCCGGCTTCCGTGAGGTGACCGGTTCGAACGGCGAGTGCCTGCCCACCCGGGACCGGGCCAGCTGCTGCTTCTACTACACCCTCGACCCCGAGGACACCTGCGCCAACTGCCCCCGGAACACCGAGGCCGAGCGCTTCGCGAAGCTGACGGCCCAGGCGGCCGAGGCGGCGGGCTGAGCCGCGCGTTCGCGCACCCTCCGCATCCGGTAAGATCAACTCGGCGTGGACCCGGGTGTTTTGGCCGTGTCCCGGCCGAGCCCCGGCCATGGACGCGGACGCTGAGGTTACGGCTGGTTCACAATATCCTCACTCGGCGCAGGAACTTTCCGTGGAACCACCCGTACGGGTAATCTAACTCGAACTCAACTCCCGCTCCTCAAGCGGCAGTTCGAGGAAAATGCCGCCCACGCGCATCCCCTTGCACTCTCTTGGCGGCCTCTTGCCCCGAAACCCCCTGAGGACCCGCGGGATTGGGCCACTATGACGGGCGTTACGCCCTATCCCAATGCAAGGGACCCCAGATGAGACTGACCGACATATCGCTGAACTGGCTGCTACCCGGCGCCGTGCTGCTCCTGGGCCTGCTGGCGGCGGTTGCGGTGCTCGCGCGTGGCAAGCGCGCCGGGGAGAAGACCCACGCCGAAGACTCGTGGGAGCGCACGGAAGAACGCCGCAGGCGCAAGGAGGCCATCTACGGCACCGCCTCCTACGTACTGCTGTTCTGCTGCGCCGCGGTCGCCGCCGCACTCTCCTTCCACGGCCTGGTCGGCTTCGGCGAGCAGAATCTGAACCTGTCCGGCGGCTGGCAGTACCTGGTGCCGTTCGGCCTGGACGGCGCGGCCATGTTCTGCTCCGTGCTCGCGGTACGCGAGGCCAGCCACGGCGACGCGGCACTCGGCTCCCGGATACTCGTGTGGACGTTCGCGGCCGCCGCGGCCTGGTTCAACTGGGTGCACGCCCCCAGGGGCCTCGACCACGCGGGTGCCCCGCACTTCTTCGCCGGCATGTCCCTGTCGGCCGCCGTTCTCTTCGACCGCGCGCTGAAGCAGACCCGTCGCGCCGCTCTGCGTGAGCAGGGCCTGGTGCCCCGGCCGCTGCCACAGATCCGGATCGTACGGTGGCTGCGTGCCCCTCGTGAGACGTACGGCGCCTGGTCGCTGATGCTGCTTGAGAACGTGCGCAGCCTGGACGAGGCCGTCGAGGAAGTACGCGAGGACAAGCGGGAGAAGGAGCAGAACCGCCTGCGCCGGCGCGACCAGGAGAAGCTGGACCGTGCCCGTATCAAGGCGATCACCCGTGGCCACCGCGGAGCGCTCGGCCGCGGCGGACGTCAGGCGGAACTCCAGGCGGCCCAACCGGCCACCCAGGTCGCCTCGGAGCCTGCCATATCAACGCCGGAACTACCTTCACGCGCCCGACCCTCGTTGCAGCCGGTCCGTCGAAGCGGGGATTCGGGGACAGTCGATCTCACCGCGGAGGACGACACAATGGCCCTCCCTCGCCTCGACTCCCTTGAGCGCAAGCTGAAGGACCTGGAGCAGCAGTTCGGCTGACCGGGACCCGAGGCCCCGGGCGGCCTCGACTCCGGATGGGGGCGCGGCATCTCATGCCGCGCCCCCATCCAGTTCGAACCACACCGCCTTCCCCACCCCGTGCAGGCGCACGCCCCACGCGTCGGCGAGCGACTGCACCAGGATCAGCCCCCTGCCGTGCGTACCGTCGTCGGCGTTCGGAACACGGAGCCTCGGCCTGCGCCCCTCGAAGTCCCGCACCTCCACCCGGAGTCCGCGCGGACCGACGGTCGCCGTCAGCAGCGCCTCCTGATCGGTGTGCACGAGCGCGTTGGTCACGATCTCACTGGTGAGCAGTTCTGCGGTCTCGGACCTGCCGGGCCTTCCCCAGTGGGCGAGCAGTTCCCGCAGCGCCCGGCGGACCTCGGGCACGGCCCGGAGGTCGCAGCGCCCGAGCCTGCGCCTGATGTGCGGCAGACCTTGCTGATCGAGCGCGATCTCCGCCATGTCCTCCACGGTCGTGGCCGTATTCGCCGTCTCCGCCGAGAAGGCC is a genomic window of Streptomyces sp. NBC_00414 containing:
- a CDS encoding PucR family transcriptional regulator; translation: MRLRALLDTDALGLRLLGGQDELDRTVRGVMTTDLRDPSRYLSGGELVLTGLAWRRGAPDSEPFVRILAGAGVTALAAGEAELGAIPDDLVAACAQHRLPLFAVNESVAFATITEHVVRQVSGERAGDLAAVVDRHRRMMTSGPAGGGPDVVLDLLGSDLDLRAWVLSPAGRLIAGSHLAESELPAGVCAALAGEHLAAVRSGRRGPYRVTVGPATYSLFPVRGGPRGAAGARDVRETVLSDWLLAVEADAGDWPAERLDLLEGVTQLIAVERDRRDAARTVRRRLAQEILELVQTGAAPAEIAARLRVAAPVLLPGLGAAPHWQIVVARVEWDEAKGGPVGSPAETGSGRRAEGLSGGPAGGPVAQALLEEILVDPLSSGPEPSDRIAVAHTGDEAVALVPLPAVSSEHDGSETGLLADVILAAVRDPLSAGLDGDGRLTLGVSAAVHSAEGLRGALEEARHARRVAAARPGRVCAAGHQELASHVLLLPFVPDDVRRAFTARLLDPLRDYDRRHRAELIPTLEAFLDCDGSWTRCAARLHLHVNTLRYRVGRIEQLTGRDLSRLEDKLDFFLALRMS
- a CDS encoding GntR family transcriptional regulator, producing the protein MPQQARSEGAGGVRPAPVGSAAPVEHATRVEHAVRGEHTHSEAPIPQPRVTRDGVRDLRAPGDLDRPDAVSAAGPAFAAAAPRPVIQRASVRGQVLDALRSALVAGDLAPGEVYSAPVLGERFGVSATPVREAMQQLASEGAVEVVPNRGFRVIRRGARELAELAEIRALVEMPVMLRLTRTVAAPCWAELRPLVDATVTAAAGGDHARYAESDRVLHAAMLALSGNRQLVQLADDLHRRAQWPMAGAPARRPRADLVADAAQHTAILDALTAADVRAAQALIRDHFDGA
- a CDS encoding (2Fe-2S)-binding protein, which gives rise to MSAPAPAMTAPGTGAYPARSALTEAYARMTEVFPALGVTELAPGEPAPTGDGRISVARLAEAGAEFDSYLAWDDEQVLADHGLRARPDVIASFGLHRYAWPACLLITVPWFVLRRVPRFPVEDVTFQRMPGRIAVRVGGFACLPDDPAASLPGARVVRDEEALRAEVRAAVAEHLEPVLGGFGPRMRRRGRALWAMATDEVVESLHYVAGLLGEQERATRELERLFPGTTKPYVGTAGFREVTGSNGECLPTRDRASCCFYYTLDPEDTCANCPRNTEAERFAKLTAQAAEAAG
- a CDS encoding DUF2637 domain-containing protein gives rise to the protein MRLTDISLNWLLPGAVLLLGLLAAVAVLARGKRAGEKTHAEDSWERTEERRRRKEAIYGTASYVLLFCCAAVAAALSFHGLVGFGEQNLNLSGGWQYLVPFGLDGAAMFCSVLAVREASHGDAALGSRILVWTFAAAAAWFNWVHAPRGLDHAGAPHFFAGMSLSAAVLFDRALKQTRRAALREQGLVPRPLPQIRIVRWLRAPRETYGAWSLMLLENVRSLDEAVEEVREDKREKEQNRLRRRDQEKLDRARIKAITRGHRGALGRGGRQAELQAAQPATQVASEPAISTPELPSRARPSLQPVRRSGDSGTVDLTAEDDTMALPRLDSLERKLKDLEQQFG
- a CDS encoding ATP-binding protein, whose product is MAEIALDQQGLPHIRRRLGRCDLRAVPEVRRALRELLAHWGRPGRSETAELLTSEIVTNALVHTDQEALLTATVGPRGLRVEVRDFEGRRPRLRVPNADDGTHGRGLILVQSLADAWGVRLHGVGKAVWFELDGGAA